The sequence acatgtaatgagtacttttgggtgtcagggaaaatgtatggagtaaaaagtacattattttattcagaaatgtagtaaagtaaaagttaccaaaaatataaatagtaaagtacagataccccaaaaaactacttaagtagaactttaaagtagttttacttaagtactttacaccactggggactagatacataaagtgcctTTAGTtctaaaacagatatgtatgaaaatacattcaaataaaaggtgacattctgtactgtcgtctcatatgaaacatttcaaAATCCAAACTGCTGCAGTATAGAGACAAATTCAAATGTTTTAGCGTCACTCCAAATAAATACAGGGAGGAGTttatatactgtagcctactcattTTCAAGGAGCCCAGAAGTAGCTTGATTGTGACAGTGCGAATGCAAGACACTGCTCCCTTATACGGCTTCTAAGGTTGGGCGCTTCTAAGGTTGGGGAACACGGCCCTGAGGTTAGGCCATGGAGGCACATATTTGGGATACTCTGATAGGCCTATGTATAATTTGTACATGGTCCCTGACATATAAAGAAAAAAGAAATTAAATGCAGTCCATATGATTTGAGGAATGTGTCCATTGTTGAATTAGATTATTTTAATTCGCCTTTTTGAATGTAAATTAATTCCATTAATTGGCTGTAGAACGTAGAAAAACTTATTTTGTTTAATTGCATAAGTTCCCATCTACCTAATGAATTAATTCATTGTAGCCTCTAGTTTCCAGGCAAGAAGAGAGTTGGTCCACTCATCATTATTAGCTTGAGGGAGGCCTCTTCAGGGCAAGCCTCGAAAAATTCAGTTCCATCTGATGCAGCCAGGCACTTTATCAAGACCCCGTGGAGTGTCAACTAGCAACCGACCCACCTGGCAAGACACCTAGCTAGTAACGATTGTAATGGACAAAAGTAGCCAGCTAACTAGTCAAAATCTGTAGAATATCTTCGACAAATGCGTGTGTTAAAGCCACGTAGCTCTAGCTATGCTAATTGATTTCATaaatcaagctagctagctagttgctacCGCAACTTTTATCCAAGTAGCAGCGAGCTAGCAGTCAAGCATCCTCGCGAACTTGGGGTATTTTTTCTAGCTAACTGGGGTGGCTGGTTAATATCGAAAGACCCATACAACACAGTTATTTGGCCACCCGTTATATTTTTGGAGACAGCTATCTTAACAACTTTTATAACATAGCCGTCTTAATTGAGATTGCTGGCTAGTTGAACAGTTTAATCAGTTGGTCATCGCTTCGTCTAGCTAGCCACAGTAGCTTTGCTAGCCAATCTGCTAACGTTACTTTGTTCGCTAGCTAGCAAACTAGCGCCAGGCATCTAGCAAGGTGCTGCTGACTACAGACATCCAGTaacgttacagtagctagctagccaaaatCCGAGTAGTTTTGTTGCTCTTTCTCCGTTAAAAAATCCCCGCAATGATGGAAAAGAGTGGTTCGGAAATGTCAGGGAAAAGAAGGGGTAGGAATACAGTTAATAATCCTAACAAAAGTTTAGCTACGAATGGAAATAGCAACAATTCATGGGAGGAAGGAAGTTCGGGCTCCTCCAGTGATGATGAGCATGGTAGGTCAACACGACGGTGGTAGCCTCGGTCACTCTAAACTAGTTCATACACTTGTACAGTGATGTAAAAATGTTAATCCTGTGTTTGTTATGTGTTCAGGTAGTGGTGGTATGAGAGTTGGGACTCAGTATCAAGCCCTCGTGCCAGACTATGATCCAGGTGAGTCATTTTACTGTTCAGGCAGTCAAGAAGATGGAACAGGTTACCAGACATGATAGCCTCGAACAATTCCTGGTCGTCTATTCCACGAGCCTTGACTAAGCGGGCTACTGCTAACTACATATGTATTATTTTGACATTCCGACTCCTGTCCACGGCTACATTGTTTCATGTTTGAACCGATTTAACTGCAGAACTATTGTCAATGTATCCAATATATTTCAGCATATTTAGCATATAACAAATCTGAGATGAGCTAATTAAAAAGTTTGTAATTTACATCTGTTATAGCTAGGCCCTAATTGTTGGTCGAACGACCATGGTTATAAACGTTTAATTTAACTATCTGGAGTGAGAATGGTGTTGATTGCTTCCCTTTAAGTAATGAATCATTATGAAATGTATTATTTGTAACATGAACTGTATTAATTGTAGCTGCTTTCACTAGCCTATATGATTTAAGTCCTGACTTCTAATGGTCCATATTATTTTTCTTTTCAATTTGGTTTCCATGCGAGAATTGATAGGCTTGTGCTGCTAATAATACATGTTGTATTTTCCAATGGAACATGAAATTTCATTCTCGCTAAACTTGTATTGTTGGAAATTGGTTTCACTTTCACCAGAGTTTCACTTTCAACATAAAAACATTTAGGATAAAGGCAATGAGTAGTTTGAGTAATTAAGTCACTGGTCCTCATTCGATCCTTTATCCCCCTGTGACAGAGATTGCCAAGGCGGCCGAGGAGAGGGACAACCTGGGCATGCTGGTGTGGCTCCCCAGCCCGAACCTGGCTGAAGCTAAATGTGAGAGCCATTCAAGCCATTTTCCTCATTATGTACCAAATGTAAACTACTTGCCCATTTTACTTTTACAAATCTTACGTTTATCTGAAGCAAAATATTTAGTTAATGTAATAACTATGCAATAATAACAGAAATGGGTAGCTGAGTGTTGTGCAAGTGAGTGTAATGCCACAGTCTTTCAGACTTTCTATATatttacacagacagacagacagacagacagacagacagacagacggagaaccagtcaaaagtttggacacacctactcattcaagggtttttctttatttttactattttctacattgtaaaataatagtgaagacatcaaaactatgaaatagctcatatggaatcatgtaataaccaaaaagtgttaaacaaatccaaatatatttaacatttgagattcttcaaagtagccaccctttgctttgatgacagatTGGCACACTCTGGGCAttatctcaaccatcttcatgaggtagtcacctggaatgcatttcaattaacaggtgtgccttgttaaaagtacatttgtggaatttctttccttcctaatgcatttgaaccaatcagttgtgttgtgacaaggtaggggtggtatacagaaaagaacaagtccatattatggcaagaacagctcaaataagcaaagagaaacaacagtccatcattactttaagacatgaaggtcagtcaatacggaacattaagaactttgaaagtttcttccaagtgcaatcgcaaaaaccatcaagcgctatgatgaaactggctctcatgaggaccgccacaggaaagacccagagttacctctgctgcagaggataagttcactagagttaccagcctcagaaattgcaacccaaataaatgcttcacagaattcaagtaacagacacatcaactgttcagaggagactgcgtgaatcaggccttcatggtcgaattgctacaaagaaaccactaccaaaggacaccactaagaagaaacacgagcaatggacattagactggtggaaatctgtcctttggtcggatgagtccaaatttgagatttttggttccaactgccgtgtctttgtgagacgcagagtatgtgaacggatgatctctgcatgtgtggttcccacggtgaagcatggaggtggtggtgtaatggtgctttgctggtgacaccatctgatttatttagaattcaaggtacacttaaccagcatggctaccacagcattctgcagcaatacgccatcccatctggtttgcgcttagtgggactatcatatgtttttcaacaagacaacagacacttccaggctgtgtaagggctatttgaccaagaagagtgatggagtgctgcatcagatgacctggcctcgacaatcacccaatctcaacgcaattgacatggtttgggatgagatggaccgcagagtgaaggaaaagcagccaacagctcaacatatgtgggaactccttcaagacggttggaaaagcattcctcatgaagctggtcgagagaatgccatgagtgtgcaaagctgtcaatctattttagaataatgctttAACGtaagaatgtggaaaaagtcaaggggtctgaatactttccgaatgcattgtatctaaatatacagtaccagtctcaAGTTTGgacaagggtttctttatttttacattgtagaataatagttaagacctCAAATATGAAACACATATGAAATCAAGTAGTAGCCAAAAGTgttaaaatcaaaatatattttatatttgagattcttcaaaatagccaccctttgccaagcgtgtgcaaagctgtcaaggcattctctcaaccagcttcacctggaatgcttttccaacagtctttaaggagttcccacatatgctgcgcacttgttggctgcttttccgtcactctgcggttcaactcatctcaattgggttgaggtcgggtgattgtggaggacaggtcatctgatgcagcactccatcactctcctccttggtcaaataacccttacacagcctggaggtgtgttgggtctttgtcctgttgaaaaacaaataatagtcccactaagcgcaaaccagatcggattgcatattgctgcagaatgctgtggtagccatgctggttaagtgtgccttgaattctaaataaatcactgacagtgtcaccagcaaagcaccaccacacctcctccacacttcACGGTGGgacccacacatgcagagatcatccgttcaccttctctgcgtctcacaaagacactgcggttggaaccaaaaatctcaaatttggactcatccaaccaaaggacagatttccaccagtctaatgccattgctcatgtttcttggcccaagcaagtctcttcttattgtgtcctttagtaggggtttctttgcgTGAATCAGGTTgaattcatggtcaaattgctgcagtctcctctgaacagttgatgttgagatgtgtctgttacttgaactgaagcatttatttgggctgcaatatctgaggctggtaactctaatgaacttaccctCTGCAGAGGTatatctgggtcttcctttcctgtggcggtcctcatgaaattttcgggattgactgaccttcatgtcttaaagtaatgattgactgttgtttctctttgttgGTCTTTTACCAGATAGGGCTATCCCCCctccaccttgtcacaacacaactgattggctcaaactctttaagaaggaaagaaattccacaaattaacttttaacaaggcacacctgttcattgaaatgcatttttgttactacatgattccatatgtgttatttaatagtgttgatgtcttccctattattctacaatgtagaaataaagaaaagcccttgaatgagtaggtgtgtccaaacatttgactggtactgtatgtaaataaggtatttatgtttttatttttaatatatttgccaAATTTCTTCACCGAATTTttcttttgtcattatggggtattgtgtgtagattgataaaaaaacatttgatttaatcaattttagaataaggctgtaacaaaatgtggaaaaggtcaacgggtctgaatacttttcgaatgcactgtgtgtgtgtgtaaatatttTTTTGTACAGTGGATGAATACATTGCAATTGCCAAAGAGAAGCATGGGTACAACATGGAACAGGCACTGGGGATGCTCTTCTGGCACAAGCACAACATTGAGAAGTCCCTGGCAGATTTGCCCAACTTCACACCTTTCCCAgatgagtggacagtggaggacaAGGTCCTGTTTGAACAGGGCTTCAGCTTCCACGGAAAAACGTTCCACCGTATACAGCAGATGGTGAGACTAACGCCTCCGAATTGTATCATTTTTGTCAGTTAACAGCAGACTACTCCATTGGCGAACATGGAACACACGATGACATGAGACACTGAATTCTAATTTGGGGTGTTCATTGTGTGATGTCTCTAAACCACAAATAATGCACAAAACTGTGACTTTGTTTGTTATTTACAAGTTCTTCTTGTTCATGTGCTAGCTACCAGACAAGTCAATTGCTAGCTTGGTTAGATTCTACTATTCATGGAAGAAGACACGGAGCAAAACCAGTGTCATGGATCGCCACGCACGCAAGCAGAAGAGGGAACGAGAGCAGAGGTATGAAGTGTGTTCTTTTGTTTAAAATGCATGAACCGCATTCTCTCAACTAACACTCCCTTTTGGAAAAACTAGTCCTGGGTGGTTTCAACCATTCCAAATTAGACAAAAGAAATGTATTGGAAAGTTAGGCCAAGAATACAATATTTTTATTTCTATGTATTAAGTTTTTGCTTTATGTTTCAGTGAGGATGAGGCTGAGGAGACCAATGGAAATGCTCCAAGCGATGTAGCGTACGACCCAAAtaaggaggagaagaaagaggtgGGTCTGTTCAGAGGCTCTTATCAGTTTTAATAAATATTGTTTATTGAAGCCAACTAACATGGTAATTTTGTGTTTTAGCTGGGCGCAGCACCTGAGAAACAGGAGCCAAAACCACTGGCAGTGGTACAGAAGGTAGCTTTCGAATTCCAAATATTTTCATTACCATTTCAATAGAAACCTACAACATTCATATTAAATTGACACTACTTTTGATGGTTCGACTTTTTAACCTAAATCTATTCCTTCACGTCTAGCCGACTACTGGCGTGGCAGAGAAATTGACCCACGTCAAAAAAGAACCACAGGGTCCTCCAGGGAAGAACCTGCACCGTGCTAAGAAGAAGCCTCCTAAAGGAATGCATCTGAGCCAGGGAGACGTAGCTGCAATGTCCACCAGCACCCCCGCTGCAGTCGGTGTGCTGCGGCAAATGGACATGGAGCTGGTTGGCATCAAACGGCAGGTTAGTGCACGGTCTTAACATTCATCTTCTGTGACAGCGTTTCCTATCCATTGATGAGTCAATTTTGTGTCAATCAtgtattgatgtcaatgggagatttgTGTGGAAATTAAGAACGAAGCCTGTGTACCTAGAGTGTCTTTAGGGTGACGAGTTAACCTGGACATTTTTCCTTAATGAGTTTTATCCCCTTCTAGATCCAGAGCATCAAACAGAATAACAGTGCCCTGAAAGAGAAGCTTGATGTGGGAGTAGACAACTTCAGAGTACCTGAGGTAATGCTATTGCTGACCTAAAGTTCTGACCATCTCATTTTACCTTCTCCATAGAATTAAAGGTGCATTATGCAGAAAGGCTAACTGCTACGAGCcataatttcagtttgtgacaaaacaagcaagtatagtgtggAGAACCAttttaccatctaaactgctgtgaaatatatttttcagaactaaaaatattgtatttttagctgtttgaagctggtgtgcaaaaccgaaagtaaaagacacaataACGAAAcataagaacgggaagcataggaATAGTGCATGTGCATAGAACATATCTActacttcttagacttgctttcaatgagtgacagatctataacgTACATTTGGTCAgatcgcccaaaaagttacatattgcagcttaaATGTTACTATTGTTTTGCATAGTGAGTGGAAAACAAAGCTTTCTGAAGCATGGACGCTTTCCAGCCAATTGCCGAAAAATAGGTTTATTGCGCAAAGCGTTGATCACCCTAGTGGCATCTGCTGGTCAAAAGAATTTAGAGCTGCCAAATGATTATAGTTTACGTCACGCATGCCGTAGTGCAGAGACAGCGCTGAGATGTCTAGCAGTTGTAATGTTTTCAAGTACTATGTATTTTAAATCTACATTATTCATTATGTTTGAAATTGGGTCCCATTTCCCAGCTCAATAGACGCTAGCGGCTCTCAAAATCCACCTACACACAACTTTCGGCAGCCAACCCTCGAAATGAAAGGGGTTTCGCTTCCTTTTGTCTTCAACCAAtgccaaaccaatcaggtggtttgCGACAAAACAACGTTTCGGATGTCGTTGATGACATGCTTCGGATAAAGTGATATGGGTAtcggcacactgctttgaagtaaACTGCTTTGTGGTTTCAATGCAtgctccggtatcaaacgtaGCATCACTAGTCTTGTAATACACTTTGACCTGTCATGTTGCTTGTATGTTTGACCATTTTATGTCTCAGGTGAACCAGAAGTTTAACACTCGCTGGACAACAGAGGAGCAACTGCTTGCTGTACAAGGTAATAGATTGCAAGTGCAACAGATGGGTTGGGATTCGAGAAAGGGTAGAAAATGGAACCAACTGAAGTGGGGCCCATGTGAAAAGTCagatgataaaaaaaaatatattgagttctgtttcactggGGGGGGCCTGGCACATAACAATCTCAAtttgttcaaaatgtattttaattccaTTGTAACCTCTTCCAGCCATCAGAAAATATGGGCGGGACTTCCAGGCTATCTCGGATGTGATTGGCAACAAGTCTGTGGTGCAGGTGAAGAACTTCTTTGTAAACTACCGCCGACGCTTCAACTTGGATGAGGTGCTGCAGGAATGGGAGGCCGAGCACGGGATGGAGGGAGCAGccaagggaggagaggagaaaatggacACATCACCATCTCCCACTGAGGATGGAGCCACCAACCCTGTGCCGCCAGAGGACCaaaaagaggtatgtgactgtccACTCTTTGTATTGCAAATCGTCCTCCAACGACCCATATTAAGAAGAAAGAGTGTGTAATTACAGATGTATTCTAATAACTCGAGACCCACCTCACATGCCCAGGTTCGGACCCATAGTTTTTAAGAAACCCTGCTTTAAagatccttaattgaaacaatagcaAGGCGGTCACCCTGCctttgttttggtaaaaagctgagggatgggccttgacaaatgtaaccactctcaaaatcatagaccaagctatggatgcaaggactgaccatccatgatataaaaatGATCGTTTTAactgttttgaggctatacaatGTTTGTTTACATGTACGTTGTTTATAAatgttggagtaaaacaagcttctaTTGTGGGtcctgatggggtatgacagttgaacttagctcatgaggcatttagaagttatatttaagcagtaaggcctgagggggtgtggtatattgccaatataccacggctaagggctgttcttatcaacacaacgcggagtgcctggtacagcccttagctgtggtacagtatattggccatatacaacaaacccccaaggtgccttattgctattataaactggttaccaatgtaattagaacagtaaaaatgtTTTAGGTTTTGttatacctgtggtatacggcctgatatgccacggctgtcagccaattagctttcagggctcgaaccaccaatTTATAATCTTTATGAATCAATGGTTCTATATCATTAAGTCTATAAGCAATTAAGGATTCCAGTCTTTAATTTGAGTTTTGCAAATACTCCCCAATGTTGTTTCTTTACAGGAATCCTCACTAGTGGAAGCACAACAACCTCTAGCATCCTGAGTGGCCAGCCATTTTGGATAATTCTGTTGGCAGAACTCCTCCCTCTGAGATTTTACGTCTGTTCTGAAGAGGCGATGATGAATCTGCACAGGTTACTCCCTGTCTTTGCGGGCCTGTTCAAGAAGGTCATTCCTGTTACCTCATCCCCGATTCAAGGATGTTTTGCAGCTGTCCACCAATTAACTTACAGCACCAGTCTTCAGCCTGACTGACAGTCAAAGTAACCAGAATTATCTGACTGCACTTTATCCCATCCCAGAAAAATCTTCAAATGTAACTTGTTTATGCATCTGGCGCCTTTTACCCTGCCTCGGTCACTCAACATTACAGATGATCCCTGTTATTCAGCCCACAATATCCCTTTGTCATTTTATCCTTCTGCAACCCTCTTTACTTTGTAAAGACTGTTTTTTGTTGTGTAGTATTTAACCGCAGTAGGTCTCTGTATGAACTGACCCTGTGGACTACAATTATTTTGTATTGTGCCCAGCACGCGCTGGAACGAATGTGACGAAGCTGTCTTTGTACACCAGACAGCCACAAAGAAAAATAACCCAAGGAAATACCATTGTAGTGTTGGAGATGGAGAAAAGGTGAGTCAGGTGATTTTTTTCCCCCTGATACACACAGTGCAGAACAAGATGATGGCATTTCCACAGGGCCTTAATGCAAGTTAATACTACACAACAAACTATTTATATTATTCCTTCCAAAACTCTTGTCTGCAGCTGTTTCCTTTACCCCCTAACTAACTTTACCCCTTAACGGGTACTTGTCCCCCCATGGATTTACAAGGAACAGACTGGTGTATGAAGGCTTTAAATCCAGGAGAGGGAGTTAGCGAGACGGGTGCACAGTGTGGGAGTGAAATAGGAAGTCGGAATGCAGAAATTGCCTTGCAGTATTCTACAAACTCCAATCACCATTGGGTACAAAGTAAACACTACAATCTCCCTTCCCTCTGCTTCTATGCGTTACTTACGGTTGAACCTCAGCCCTCCCCTACTGATATACATGCAATGTTTGTCATAAAAGGTTGCTCTTACGGAATGGATGTGCCTCCAGCATAATGCAAGTAGGATTCTGGGATCTTGAAATTGCCATATTCATGGCATGATGAATGTTGTCCCCCCCACCGTACTGAAAAGACTGTACAGACTTATTGAAAACTGACATTACATATAGTAAGTGTAGAACTTAGAATCCCAACAGGCGCTTCCATTGAAGAAATAAACTAGGTGTTGAATTTTAAACGGTAGTGCACTTTTGGTGTTCAGTGTTCAATATTACTCAATTTAAACTAAAGTTAACATGTTCTGGTGCATATTTATAAATAATGCATTAATTGTTCGGATGACAGGTTAAAGAGACGTACAAATAATGTAAAACTTTAAATAGGAGCTGTTCATCATTGAGGGATATCCATTTTCAGTTTACTAGTAACCTCAGGACACACAATAGGGTCAACACAATCATGTTAAAGAATGCTTTTCAGTTGGAAGGAGAGTTGAGTGAGAAGTTCCTTAAGTTGATGAATAGGGAACAAGGCTACAGTAAACATGTCTCCCCCTGGGCCAAATGAGATTGCTGTGACTAACAAATTTCAGTTAATTACTATAGCTCCCACCTTGGGCCGATCAGTGTAATTTTGAAAATGCCGGGTATCTATGGCAAGACTCATCATTCGCCCAAGTTTCGTCAGAATCGGACCAGTGCTGTCCGAGATATTGCGTGTGACTAACGGACAGACAGAGATCCACAGTCCCCTCCGATTGTCAGCTTGGGGAACaatttttacattttaatttaaaCCATTTTGAGTTCTGaagtgtttttatttgtaatttcAAACCCTGTCCCTTTCACAACAACTGGCCTATGCTATTCTACCGTTTTTACTGTACTGGTACCATGATTTAGCATACTGTTTTGAaatctttttatatatttatgAAGACATTGTGAATGCCTGAGGTGGGGTTTTAATGAGGTTGTGTGTATTGCTGTCATTTACCATTGTGTATTCAATTTGCGCATCAATTAACTAGACAATAAATTTGAAGGATTTATAGGGACATTTACTGAATGCTCATTTGTCTTTTCCTGCTATTTGTATTTAGCCTGTTCTCATAACTGTTTTGTGCTTTTGCCAACTCTATTGCTCATTGTCAAGTCCAACGTTCAGTTTGGCATAATAGCACAAACAGACAGGCACTCTTGTTCTGTGTTTCAGCACACATTTTGTCATAAATATTTCAATTGTGTGGTTTAAGCTGTTTCAATATTGTGCCTGATGTGGGGTTATGCACCATACTATAAAAGACCAACAGTGAAAACATTGTTGATTTTGTGATGAACAGTTCAAGGAATGGGGCTCCCCAGTGGTGcagcggtgtaaggcactgcatctcagtgttagaggtgtaactacagaccctggttcgattccaggctgtatcacaacaggctgtgattgggagtcccatagggcggcacacaattggcccagcatcgttagggtttggccggggtaggccgtcatcgtaaataagaatttgtgcttAACTAACTTGGTTAAAAAGGTTATTTTTAAATAAATGCCTTTGCTGAAGAAGGATCAAGTATTGTTTGAGGACAGGAggagaaaataaatgttttactgAATTGGAGGAAATGACTCGTGCTGTAAGTGATGGGTACAGACCATTACAAACAGTAAAATGTCCCACGTTTGTATATGACAGCAATTCCCGTAGTACACTTGATGGTGATGACGACACTGCCATCTAGCGGAAATGCCATACAACACATCATGGCCTACCACTGGCTGACTACAATTTTTTTCTTGACGGGGATTTCCTGAGGAA is a genomic window of Salvelinus namaycush isolate Seneca chromosome 15, SaNama_1.0, whole genome shotgun sequence containing:
- the rcor1 gene encoding REST corepressor 1, which gives rise to MMEKSGSEMSGKRRGRNTVNNPNKSLATNGNSNNSWEEGSSGSSSDDEHGSGGMRVGTQYQALVPDYDPEIAKAAEERDNLGMLVWLPSPNLAEAKLDEYIAIAKEKHGYNMEQALGMLFWHKHNIEKSLADLPNFTPFPDEWTVEDKVLFEQGFSFHGKTFHRIQQMLPDKSIASLVRFYYSWKKTRSKTSVMDRHARKQKREREQSEDEAEETNGNAPSDVAYDPNKEEKKELGAAPEKQEPKPLAVVQKPTTGVAEKLTHVKKEPQGPPGKNLHRAKKKPPKGMHLSQGDVAAMSTSTPAAVGVLRQMDMELVGIKRQIQSIKQNNSALKEKLDVGVDNFRVPEVNQKFNTRWTTEEQLLAVQAIRKYGRDFQAISDVIGNKSVVQVKNFFVNYRRRFNLDEVLQEWEAEHGMEGAAKGGEEKMDTSPSPTEDGATNPVPPEDQKEESSLVEAQQPLAS